GCTCATCGCGAAGGCGATCGCCAAGGCCGTGAGTAAGCTGCTGGAACGGGTCGGTTTCGACCGGGCCGTCGAGCGGGGCGGCATCAAGAAGGCGCTGGAGAACAGCAAGTTCGACGCCAGCGACATCGTGGCGAAGATCCTGTACTACGCGTTGGTGCTGTTCGTCCTGCAGTTGGCGTTCGGGGTCTTCGGGCCCAACCCGATCAGTGACCTGCTCACCACGATCATCGCCTTCCTGCCGGCGCTGGTCGTCGCCATCGTCATCATCGTCATCGCCGCGGCCATCGCCGCCGCGGTGAAGACCCTGATCCAGGGCACCCTGGGCGGTCTCTCGTACGGCAAGGTGCTGGCCAACGCCGCCAGCATCTTCATCCTGTTCCTGGGTGTCGTCGCCGCCCTGAACCAGATCGGCGTGGCGACCTCGGTGACCACGCCGGTGTTGATCACCGTGCTGGCGATCGTCGGTGGCGTCATCGTCGTCGGCGCCGGCGGCGGCTTGATCAAGCCGATGCAGGCCCGCTGGGAGACGTACCTGTCCAAGGCCGAGGAAGAGGCCCCCAAGATCCGGCAGCACGCTGCGGCCGCCCCGTCGGCCAAGGAGATCGCGGCCGACAAGGCCGCTCAGGCCAAGGCGCAGATGGCCAACAGCCACACCGAGGCCTCGGCCGTTCGCCGCGGTCACTGATCCGGCGGTCCGCCACCCCGACGTCCGGGGTGCCTGCGGCGGGCCCCCACCGTGCACGACATCCACCGCCGGGCCGATCGGCCCTGCGTCATCTCCCTTCAGGAGGACTTCGCCATGATTTCCAGTAATTCAGCCGGCCTGCTCATGGACAGCGGCGAGATCGTCGGCACCGACGGCAGCTCCATCGGCAAGGTCGGTCAGGTCTACCTCGACAACGAGACCGGCGCGCTGACCTGGGTCACCGTCAAGACCGGTTGGTTCGGCAGCAACGAGTCCTTCGTGCCGCTGGACGACGCCACCCTCGACGGCTCCACCGTCACCGTGCCCTACGACAAGGCCAAGGTGAAGGACGCCCCGCACCACGCGGTGGACGCCGAGCTGTCCCCCGACGAGGAGCAGGACCTCTACGCCTACTACGGTCTCGCCGCCTCCGGTGGCGCCGCCGACGCGCAGTACGGCACCGCGAGCACGGGTGACCTGGTCACCGAGGCCGCCGTCGCCGACACCGCGGCTTCCGACAGTGCTGTGTCCGACACCGCCGTCTCCGACACCGCTGTCGCCCCGGTGGCGAACGGTTCCGGCGACGGGTACATCACCCGCTCCGAGGAGCAGCTCCGCGTGGGCACCCGACAGGTCGAGACCGGTCGGGCCCGCCTGAAGAAGTTCGTCGTCACCGAGCAGCAGACGGTCACCGTCCCGGTCTCGCACGACGAGGTCACCCTGGTCCGCGAGCCCATCGCCGAGGGCGCCGTCACCGACGCCGTCATCGGCGACGACGTGATCGAGGTCGTCCTGACCGAGGATCAGGTCGTCGTGGACAAGCAGGCCGTCGCGGTGGAGAAGATCAAGCTCGACACCGAGACCGTGACCGAGCAGCAGCAGGTCACCGAGGCCGTCCGCAAGGAGCAGGTCGAGCTCGACACCGACGGGGTGACCGCCGCCGGCACCACCGGTGTCCGGTCGGACGCCGCTGACCACTCCGACGCCGCGTCGAGCCTGACCGACAAGGCCAAGGGCCTGGCCGACAAGGCGAAGAACGCCGTCAAGTAGTCAGCACCAGCGGAGCGGGTGCGCAGCCGGGTCACCCCGTCGGCTGTGCACCCGCTCTCTTCATTCCGCCACACGCGGGCCCGACCCGGCCCGGACCCACCCTTTTCAGGAGATCCCCATGACCCCGATCAATTCAGATCCCGCCCGTTCCGACTCGGCGAACGCGACGCTCGGCGACGCGGACGCCGTCGGCGCCCGCCCCTACCAGCACGTGGCCGCCGACCTCGGCGTCGACCGTCAGGCCGTGCAGGCCCGGGAGGAAGAACGCTTCGGCGGCATCAAGTTCGGGTCGGCCTTCTTCGGCTGGCTGACCGCTGCCGGGGTCGCCGCCCTGCTGATGTCCCTGCTCGCGGCCACCGGCGTCGCCCTGAGTCTGGCCAGTGACACCAGCACCGGCGACATCACCAGCCAGGCCACCGAGGCCACCGGCGCGGCCCGCACCGTCGGCCTGGTCGGCGGGATCGCCCTGCTGGTGGTGCTGTTCATCGCCTACTTCTGTGGTGGATACGTCGCCGGTCGGATGGCCCGCTTCAACGGCACCAAGCAGGGCCTGGCCGTCTGGATCTGGGGCATCGTCGTCGCCGTCGTCGTCGCCATCCTGGTCGCCGTCTTCGGGGCCAAGTACAACGTGCTGTCCAACCTGAACCTCCCCCGCATCCCCGTGGACGAGGGCAGTGTCACCACTGCCGGGATCATCGCCATCGTCGCCATCGTCGTCGTCACCCTGGGCGCCGCACTGCTCGGTGGCAAGGCCGGCATGCACTTCCACCGCAAGGTCGACAAGGCCGGACTCGGTGCCTGACCCTGCCCTGCCGGGCGTCGCCGATCGGGCGGCGCCCGTCGCCCCCGATGGCGCACCCACACCGTTCGCCGAACGGCGGGACATCGTGCGGTCCGAGGAACGGCTCGCCGTCACCACCGTGCGCGTGCCGACCCGGCGGGTGCGGCTCGAGAAGTACGTCGTCACCGAGACCCGCACGATCACGGTCCGGGTGTCCCACGAGGAGGTCCGGCTCGTCGACGTCGATCCGGCCGACGATCCGGCCGAGTTGGCCGTCAGCGGTTCGGACGCCGATCGGTGGGTGACCCTCAGCGAGGAACGCCCGGTAGTCACGATGCAGGTCGTCCCGGTCGAACGGGTGCGGCTGGCCGTGACCTCGGTGGTCGAGAACCGCGACGTCACCGGCGAGGTCCGTCGCGAACGCATCGCCTTCGACCCCGGGTTCGAGCACCCGGTCCCGACCGCACCATCCACCACTGCGAAGGACTGAGATGAACATCGACAAGGACACCATCCTGGGGTTGCTCCGCGGCAACGACCAGAACGAGCGGGCCGACCAGGCCGCCGCCGAACTGCCCGACCAGGTCGACACCGACGCGCACGCCGGTCTTCTCGAGAAGTTCGGGATCAACCCGGCCGACCTCATCGCCAAGTTCACCGGCGGTGGCGGGGCCCCCGGGGGCGGTCAGTCCGGTCTCGGCGGCCTGCTGGGCAAGATCCTCTGACCCGTCGAACGTCCCCGGTCGCTTCCCGCGGTTCACCGCGAGAAGCGACCGGTCGGTGACATCCGCCGGCCCGACCTTCCGCAGAAGGGCGGGCCGGCGCCGTCGTCAGCGCAGGTCGAAGCGGTCCGCGTCCATGACCTTCGTCCACGCGGCCACGAAGTCGCCGACGAACTGGGCGGCGCCGTCGTCGGAGCCGTAGACCTCGGCCACCGCCCGCAGTTCGGCGTTGGAGCCGAACACCAGGTCGGCCCGGGTGCCGGACCAGCGTCCGTCGGCGGAGACGAACCGGGTGGAGTCCTCGTCGGCCGGCTTCCACTCGGTGTCGTAGTCGAGCAGGTTGACGAAGTAGTCGTTGCTGAGCACGCCCGGCCGGTCGGTGAGCACCCCCAGGTCGGAGCCGTCCCAATTGGCGCCGAGCACCCGCAGACCGCCGACCAGCGCCGTCATCTCGGGCGCGGAGACGCCGAGCAGGTTGGCCTTGTCGACCAGCAGGTACTCGGCCGGGAGGCGGTTGCCCTTGCCCTCGTAGTTGCGGAAGCCGTCGGCGGCCGGCTCGAGGTAGCTGAACGAGTCGACGTCGGTGTGCTCCGGTCCGGCGTCGACCCGGCCGACCGTCACCGGCACGGTGATCTCGACACCGGCGGCCGCGGCGGCCTTCTCGACCCCGGCGGCCCCGGCGATGACGATCAGGTCGGCCAGCGAGACCGGGGTGGCCGACGAGTCGGCGATGCCCTGCAGGGTGCGCAGGACGCGGCTGAGCTGGTC
This sequence is a window from Nakamurella flava. Protein-coding genes within it:
- a CDS encoding YsnF/AvaK domain-containing protein; translation: MPDPALPGVADRAAPVAPDGAPTPFAERRDIVRSEERLAVTTVRVPTRRVRLEKYVVTETRTITVRVSHEEVRLVDVDPADDPAELAVSGSDADRWVTLSEERPVVTMQVVPVERVRLAVTSVVENRDVTGEVRRERIAFDPGFEHPVPTAPSTTAKD
- a CDS encoding mechanosensitive ion channel family protein, producing the protein MQESLMAGLTAVVTFVPKLLAFLAIVIIGLLIAKAIAKAVSKLLERVGFDRAVERGGIKKALENSKFDASDIVAKILYYALVLFVLQLAFGVFGPNPISDLLTTIIAFLPALVVAIVIIVIAAAIAAAVKTLIQGTLGGLSYGKVLANAASIFILFLGVVAALNQIGVATSVTTPVLITVLAIVGGVIVVGAGGGLIKPMQARWETYLSKAEEEAPKIRQHAAAAPSAKEIAADKAAQAKAQMANSHTEASAVRRGH
- a CDS encoding DUF2382 domain-containing protein, yielding MISSNSAGLLMDSGEIVGTDGSSIGKVGQVYLDNETGALTWVTVKTGWFGSNESFVPLDDATLDGSTVTVPYDKAKVKDAPHHAVDAELSPDEEQDLYAYYGLAASGGAADAQYGTASTGDLVTEAAVADTAASDSAVSDTAVSDTAVAPVANGSGDGYITRSEEQLRVGTRQVETGRARLKKFVVTEQQTVTVPVSHDEVTLVREPIAEGAVTDAVIGDDVIEVVLTEDQVVVDKQAVAVEKIKLDTETVTEQQQVTEAVRKEQVELDTDGVTAAGTTGVRSDAADHSDAASSLTDKAKGLADKAKNAVK